Proteins found in one Oncorhynchus tshawytscha isolate Ot180627B linkage group LG25, Otsh_v2.0, whole genome shotgun sequence genomic segment:
- the LOC112224692 gene encoding dual specificity protein phosphatase 13 produces the protein MAAWKTKKEPRKEYLSVKDLEKILDSCTLRLTQINEVWPNIFIGNVAIAQNRSTLQKLGVTHILNAAHAKPGSIGDHRFYGNSFVYYGIPAEDSTHFDLDVYFKPAADFIHKALKQPDGKILVHCIMGMSRSSTLVLAYLMLYCHIPLHCALQKVIQKRAIYPNRNFLALLLDLDLQLKRKQKTWKSCLIL, from the exons ATGGCAGCCTGGAAGACCAAAAAAGAACCCAGGAAAGAGTACCTATCTGTGAAGGACTTGGAAAAGATTTTGGATTCTTGTACGTTGCGGTTGACCCAGATAAATGAGGTTTGGCCGAACATATTCATAGGAAATGT GGCAATAGCCCAAAACAGGAGTACCTTACAGAAGTTAGGCGTCACTCATATTTTAAACGCTGCTCATGCCAAGCCAGGCAGCATAGGGGACCACAGATTTTATGGCAACAGCTTTGTTTATTATGGTATTCCAGCAGAGGACTCGACTCACTTTGATCTGGATGTTTACTTCAAGCCCGCAGCTGATTTCATTCACAAAGCATTGAAACAACCAGATG ggaaGATTCTCGTCCATTGCATTATGGGTATGAGCAGATCGTCTACCTTGGTGTTGGCGTACCTCATGTTGTATTGTCACATCCCCCTCCATTGTGCTCTTCAGAAAGTAATCCAGAAAAGAGCTATTTACCCTAACAGGAACTTCCTGGCTCTGCTGCTGGACCTAGATCTTCAGCTGAAGAGAAAACAGAAAACGTGGAAAAGCTGTCTGATTCTGTAG